In Anthonomus grandis grandis chromosome 5, icAntGran1.3, whole genome shotgun sequence, the following are encoded in one genomic region:
- the LOC126736000 gene encoding uncharacterized protein LOC126736000 isoform X24 has product MKFKFSGYIFLLLVLPSLNCSLSAPSEAELSCNSTIFSCGVTLETGRYSNPSDPTCKSYLYCYFSGDRILEYKYTCSFGIFNPFTRTCDISYSCHCSAYTNTTHAATSTTIVTTTTELAVPDSEPTCVFGTNFTCTVTGKYANPYDSTCGTYIHCFSWIAGHTTQHIHSCLIGLFNPITQICDSAYVCPCKYKISTISDTTSTTVATTSTSPDICAVGTSFICSQTGRYASTIDTTCKSYIYCYRYSNGTVGQFGYNCSIGLFNPSTQTCDLTYVCPCIEETTLPLTSESTTITSVSSTSSSTSSNADTCAVGSSFSCSETGRYASPIDTTCKSYIYCYRYSNGTVGQFGYNCSIGLFNPNTQSCDLTYVCPCTEETTLPLTSESTAITSVSSTSSSTSSNADTCAVGSSFSCSETGRYASPIDTTCKSYIYCYRYSNGTVGQFGYNCSIGLFNPSTQSCDLTYVCPCIEETTLPLTSESTTITSVSSTSSSTSSNADTCAVGSSFSCSETGRYASPIDTTCKSYIYCYRYSNGTVGQFGYNCSIGLFNPSTQSCDLTYVCPCIEETTLPLTSESTTITSVSSTSSSTSSNADTCAVGSSFSCSETGRYASPIDTTCKSYIYCYRYSNGTVGQFGYNCSIGLFNPSTQSCDLTYVCPCIEETTLPLTSESTTITSVSSTSSSTSSNTVTCAVGSSFSCSETGRYASPIDTTCKSYIYCYRYSNGTVGQFGYNCSIGLFNPSTQSCDLTYVCPCIEETTLPLTSESTTITSVSSTSSSTSSNADTCAVGSSFSCSETGRYASPIDTTCKSYIYCYRYSNGTVGQFGYNCSIGLFNPSTQSCDLTYVCPCIEETTLPLTSESTTITSVSSTSSSTSSNADTCAVGSSFSCSETGRYASPIDTTCKSYIYCYRYSNGTVGQFGYNCSIGLFNPSTQSCDLTYVCPCIEETTLPLTSESTTITSVSSTSSSTSSNTVTCAVGSSFSCSETGRYASPIDTTCKSYIYCYRYSNGTVGQFGYNCSIGLFNPSTQSCDLTYVCPCIEETTLPLTSESTTITSVSSTSSSTSSNADTCAVGSSFSCSETGRYASPIDTTCKSYIYCYRYSNGTVGQFGYNCSIGLFNPSTQSCDLTYVCPCIEETTLPLTSESTTITSVSSTSSSTSSNTDTCAVGSSFSCSETGRYASPIDTTCKSYIYCYRYSNGTVGQFGYNCSIGFFNPSTQSCDLTYVCPCIEETTLPLTSESTTITSVSSTISSTSSNADTCAVGSSYSCSETGRYASPIDTTCKSYIYCYRYSNGTVGQFGYNCSIGLFNPSTQSCDLTYVCPCIEETTLPLTSESTTITSVSSTSSSTSSNADTCAVGSSFSCSETGRYASPIDTTCKSYIYCYRYSNGTVGQFGYNCSIGLFNPSTQSCDLTYVCPCREETTLPLTSESTTITSVSSTSSSTSLNTDTCAVGSGFSCSETGRYASPIDTTCKSYIYCYRYSNGTVAQFGYNCSIGLFNPSTQSCDLAYVCPCIEETILP; this is encoded by the exons ctGGTACTTCCTAGTCTCAACTGCAGCCTGTCAGCTCCATCCGAAGCCGAATTATCATGCAACAGTACCATTTTCTCATGTGGCGTAACTTTGGAGACTGGTAGATACTCAAATCCTAGTGATCCAACCTGTAAATCATACCTTTATTGCTATTTCTCTGGAGATCGAATACTGGAGTACAAATATACTTGCtcttttggaatatttaatcCATTTACCAGGACATGTGACATCTCGTACAGTTGCCATTGTTCTGCTTATACAAACACCACTCATGCTGCAACATCTACTACAATAGTGACTACAACAACTGAGTTAGCTGTGCCAGACAGTGAACCTACTTGTGTCTTCGGTACTAATTTTACCTGTACGGTAACAGGAAAATACGCCAACCCATATGACAGCACATGTGGGACTTATATTCACTGCTTTTCTTGGATAGCCGGTCATACTACACAACATATTCATTCCTGTttaattggtttatttaacCCAATTACTCAAATATGTGATTCAGCGTATGTATGCCCTTGCAAGTATAAAATATCGACAATATCTGATACTACTTCTACCACAGTTGCAACAACGTCAACTAGTCCTGATATTTGCGCCGTAGGCACCAGTTTTATTTGTTCTCAAACTGGTCGATATGCTAGTACTATTGATACTACATGTAAATCATATATCTACTGTTACCGCTATTCAAATGGAACTGTTGGGCAATTTGGGTATAACTGTTCTATTGGCCTTTTTAATCCTAGTACTCAAACCTGCGACCTCACATACGTGTGCCCTTGTATAGAAGAAACGACGCTACCATTAACATCTGAGTCCACCACGATCACCTCAGTTTCATCGACAAGTTCATCAACGTCTTCAAATGCCGATACTTGTGCCGTAGGTAGCAGTTTTAGTTGTTCAGAAACTGGTAGATATGCTAGTCCAATCGATACTACATGTAAATCATATATCTACTGTTACCGTTATTCAAATGGAACTGTTGGACAATTTGGGTATAATTGTTCTATTGGACTTTTTAATCCTAATACTCAAAGCTGTGACCTCACATACGTGTGTCCTTGTACAGAAGAAACGACGCTACCATTAACATCTGAGTCCACCGCGATCACCTCAGTTTCATCGACAAGTTCATCAACGTCTTCAAATGCCGATACTTGTGCCGTAG GTAGCAGTTTTAGTTGTTCAGAAACTGGTAGATATGCTAGTCCAATCGATACTACATGTAAATCATATATCTACTGTTACCGCTATTCAAATGGAACTGTTGGACAATTTGGGTATAACTGTTCTATTGGTCTTTTTAATCCTAGTACTCAAAGCTGCGACCTCACATACGTGTGTCCTTGTATAGAAGAAACGACGCTACCATTAACATCTGAGTCCACCACGATCACCTCAGTTTCATCGACAAGTTCATCAACGTCTTCAAATGCCGATACTTGTGCCGTAGGTAGTAGTTTTAGTTGTTCAGAAACTGGTAGATATGCTAGTCCAATCGATACTACATGTAAATCATATATCTACTGTTACCGCTATTCAAATGGAACTGTTGGACAATTTGGGTATAACTGTTCTATTGGTCTTTTTAATCCTAGTACTCAAAGCTGCGACCTCACATACGTGTGTCCTTGTATAGAAGAAACGACGCTACCATTAACATCTGAGTCTACCACGATCACCTCAGTTTCATCGACAAGTTCATCAACGTCTTCAAATGCCGATACTTGTGCCGTAGGTAGTAGTTTTAGTTGTTCAGAAACTGGTAGATATGCTAGTCCAATCGATACTACATGTAAATCATATATCTACTGTTACCGCTATTCAAATGGAACTGTTGGACAATTTGGGTATAACTGTTCTATTGGTCTTTTTAATCCTAGTACTCAAAGCTGCGACCTCACATACGTGTGTCCTTGTATAGAAGAAACGACGCTACCATTAACATCTGAGTCCACCACGATCACCTCAGTTTCATCGACAAGTTCTTCAACGTCTTCAAATACCGTTACTTGTGCCGTAGGTAGCAGTTTTAGTTGTTCAGAAACTGGTAGATATGCTAGTCCAATCGATACTACATGTAAATCATATATCTACTGTTACCGCTATTCAAATGGAACTGTTGGACAATTTGGGTATAACTGTTCTATTGGTCTTTTTAATCCTAGTACTCAAAGCTGCGACCTCACATACGTGTGTCCTTGTATAGAAGAAACGACGCTACCATTAACATCTGAGTCCACCACGATCACCTCAGTTTCATCGACAAGTTCATCAACGTCTTCAAATGCCGATACTTGTGCCGTAGGTAGTAGTTTTAGTTGTTCAGAAACTGGTAGATATGCTAGTCCAATCGATACTACATGTAAATCATATATCTACTGTTACCGCTATTCAAATGGAACTGTTGGACAATTTGGGTATAACTGTTCTATTGGTCTTTTTAATCCTAGTACTCAAAGCTGCGACCTCACATACGTGTGTCCTTGTATAGAAGAAACGACGCTACCATTAACATCTGAGTCCACCACGATCAC CTCAGTTTCATCGACAAGTTCATCAACGTCTTCAAATGCCGATACTTGTGCCGTAGGTAGTAGTTTTAGTTGTTCAGAAACTGGTAGATATGCTAGTCCAATCGATACTACATGTAAATCATATATCTACTGTTACCGCTATTCAAATGGAACTGTTGGACAATTTGGGTATAACTGTTCTATTGGTCTTTTTAATCCTAGTACTCAAAGCTGCGACCTCACATACGTGTGTCCTTGTATAGAAGAAACGACGCTACCATTAACATCTGAGTCCACCACGATCACCTCAGTTTCATCGACAAGTTCTTCAACGTCTTCAAATACCGTTACTTGTGCCGTAGGTAGCAGTTTTAGTTGTTCAGAAACTGGTAGATATGCTAGTCCAATCGATACTACATGTAAATCATATATCTACTGTTACCGCTATTCAAATGGAACTGTTGGACAATTTGGGTATAACTGTTCTATTGGTCTTTTTAATCCTAGTACTCAAAGCTGCGACCTCACATACGTGTGTCCTTGTATAGAAGAAACGACGCTACCATTAACATCTGAGTCCACCACGATCACCTCAGTTTCATCGACAAGTTCATCAACGTCTTCAAATGCCGATACTTGTGCCGTAGGTAGTAGTTTTAGTTGTTCAGAAACTGGTAGATATGCTAGTCCAATCGATACTACATGTAAATCATATATCTACTGTTACCGCTATTCAAATGGAACTGTTGGACAATTTGGGTATAACTGTTCTATTGGTCTTTTTAATCCTAGTACTCAAAGCTGCGACCTCACATACGTGTGTCCTTGTATAGAAGAAACGACGCTACCATTAACATCTGAGTCCACCACGATCACCTCAGTTTCATCGACAAGTTCATCAACGTCTTCAAATACCGATACTTGTGCCGTAGGTAGCAGTTTTAGTTGTTCAGAAACTGGTAGATATGCTAGTCCAATCGATACTACATGTAAATCATATATCTACTGTTACCGCTATTCAAATGGAACTGTTGGGCAATTTGGGTATAACTGTTCTATCGGATTTTTTAATCCTAGTACTCAAAGCTGTGACCTCACATACGTGTGTCCTTGTATAGAAGAAACGACGCTACCACTAACATCTGAGTCCACCACGATCACCTCAGTTTCATCGACAATTTCATCAACGTCTTCAAATGCCGATACTTGTGCCGTAGGTAGTAGTTATAGTTGTTCAGAAACTGGTAGATATGCTAGTCCAATCGACACTACATGTAAATCATATATTTACTGTTACCGGTATTCAAATGGAACTGTTGGACAATTTGGGTATAACTGTTCTATTGGTCTTTTTAATCCTAGTACTCAAAGCTGCGACCTCACATACGTGTGTCCTTGTATAGAAGAAACGACGCTACCATTAACATCTGAGTCCACCACGATCACCTCAGTTTCATCGACAAGTTCATCAACGTCTTCAAATGCCGATACTTGTGCCGTAGGTAGTAGTTTTAGTTGTTCAGAAACTGGTAGATATGCTAGTCCAATCGATACTACATGTAAATCATATATCTACTGTTACCGCTATTCAAATGGAACTGTTGGACAATTTGGGTATAACTGTTCTATTGGTCTTTTTAATCCTAGTACTCAAAGCTGCGACCTCACATACGTGTGTCCTTGTAGAGAAGAAACGACGCTACCATTAACATCTGAGTCCACCACGATCACCTCAGTTTCATCGACAAGTTCATCAACGTCTTTAAATACTGATACTTGTGCCGTAGGTAGCGGTTTTAGTTGTTCAGAAACTGGTAGATATGCTAGTCCAATCGACACTACATGTAAATCATATATTTACTGTTACCGGTATTCAAATGGAACTGTTGCGCAATTTGGGTATAATTGTTCTATTGGACTTTTCAATCCTAGTACTCAAAGCTGTGACCTTGCTTACGTATGTCCCTGTATAGAAGAAACTATTCTACcataa
- the LOC126736000 gene encoding uncharacterized protein LOC126736000 isoform X42, whose amino-acid sequence MKFKFSGYIFLLLVLPSLNCSLSAPSEAELSCNSTIFSCGVTLETGRYSNPSDPTCKSYLYCYFSGDRILEYKYTCSFGIFNPFTRTCDISYSCHCSAYTNTTHAATSTTIVTTTTELAVPDSEPTCVFGTNFTCTVTGKYANPYDSTCGTYIHCFSWIAGHTTQHIHSCLIGLFNPITQICDSAYVCPCKYKISTISDTTSTTVATTSTSPDICAVGTSFICSQTGRYASTIDTTCKSYIYCYRYSNGTVGQFGYNCSIGLFNPSTQTCDLTYVCPCIEETTLPLTSESTTITSVSSTSSSTSSNADTCAVGSSFSCSETGRYASPIDTTCKSYIYCYRYSNGTVGQFGYNCSIGLFNPNTQSCDLTYVCPCTEETTLPLTSESTAITSVSSTSSSTSSNADTCAVGSSFSCSETGRYASPIDTTCKSYIYCYRYSNGTVGQFGYNCSIGLFNPSTQSCDLTYVCPCIEETTLPLTSESTTITSVSSTSSSTSSNADTCAVGSSFSCSETGRYASPIDTTCKSYIYCYRYSNGTVGQFGYNCSIGLFNPSTQSCDLTYVCPCIEETTLPLTSESTTITSVSSTSSSTSSNADTCAVGSSFSCSETGRYASPIDTTCKSYIYCYRYSNGTVGQFGYNCSIGLFNPSTQSCDLTYVCPCIEETTLPLTSESTTITSVSSTSSSTSSNADTCAVGSSFSCSETGRYASPIDTTCKSYIYCYRYSNGTVGQFGYNCSIGLFNPSTQSCDLTYVCPCIEETTLPLTSESTTITSVSSTSSSTSSNTVTCAVGSSFSCSETGRYASPIDTTCKSYIYCYRYSNGTVGQFGYNCSIGLFNPSTQSCDLTYVCPCIEETTLPLTSESTTITSVSSTSSSTSSNADTCAVGSSFSCSETGRYASPIDTTCKSYIYCYRYSNGTVGQFGYNCSIGLFNPSTQSCDLTYVCPCIEETTLPLTSESTTITSVSSTSSSTSSNTDTCAVGSSFSCSETGRYASPIDTTCKSYIYCYRYSNGTVGQFGYNCSIGFFNPSTQSCDLTYVCPCIEETTLPLTSESTTITSVSSTISSTSSNADTCAVGSSYSCSETGRYASPIDTTCKSYIYCYRYSNGTVGQFGYNCSIGLFNPSTQSCDLTYVCPCIEETTLPLTSESTTITSVSSTSSSTSSNADTCAVGSSFSCSETGRYASPIDTTCKSYIYCYRYSNGTVGQFGYNCSIGLFNPSTQSCDLTYVCPCREETTLPLTSESTTITSVSSTSSSTSLNTDTCAVGSGFSCSETGRYASPIDTTCKSYIYCYRYSNGTVAQFGYNCSIGLFNPSTQSCDLAYVCPCIEETILP is encoded by the exons ctGGTACTTCCTAGTCTCAACTGCAGCCTGTCAGCTCCATCCGAAGCCGAATTATCATGCAACAGTACCATTTTCTCATGTGGCGTAACTTTGGAGACTGGTAGATACTCAAATCCTAGTGATCCAACCTGTAAATCATACCTTTATTGCTATTTCTCTGGAGATCGAATACTGGAGTACAAATATACTTGCtcttttggaatatttaatcCATTTACCAGGACATGTGACATCTCGTACAGTTGCCATTGTTCTGCTTATACAAACACCACTCATGCTGCAACATCTACTACAATAGTGACTACAACAACTGAGTTAGCTGTGCCAGACAGTGAACCTACTTGTGTCTTCGGTACTAATTTTACCTGTACGGTAACAGGAAAATACGCCAACCCATATGACAGCACATGTGGGACTTATATTCACTGCTTTTCTTGGATAGCCGGTCATACTACACAACATATTCATTCCTGTttaattggtttatttaacCCAATTACTCAAATATGTGATTCAGCGTATGTATGCCCTTGCAAGTATAAAATATCGACAATATCTGATACTACTTCTACCACAGTTGCAACAACGTCAACTAGTCCTGATATTTGCGCCGTAGGCACCAGTTTTATTTGTTCTCAAACTGGTCGATATGCTAGTACTATTGATACTACATGTAAATCATATATCTACTGTTACCGCTATTCAAATGGAACTGTTGGGCAATTTGGGTATAACTGTTCTATTGGCCTTTTTAATCCTAGTACTCAAACCTGCGACCTCACATACGTGTGCCCTTGTATAGAAGAAACGACGCTACCATTAACATCTGAGTCCACCACGATCACCTCAGTTTCATCGACAAGTTCATCAACGTCTTCAAATGCCGATACTTGTGCCGTAGGTAGCAGTTTTAGTTGTTCAGAAACTGGTAGATATGCTAGTCCAATCGATACTACATGTAAATCATATATCTACTGTTACCGTTATTCAAATGGAACTGTTGGACAATTTGGGTATAATTGTTCTATTGGACTTTTTAATCCTAATACTCAAAGCTGTGACCTCACATACGTGTGTCCTTGTACAGAAGAAACGACGCTACCATTAACATCTGAGTCCACCGCGATCACCTCAGTTTCATCGACAAGTTCATCAACGTCTTCAAATGCCGATACTTGTGCCGTAG GTAGCAGTTTTAGTTGTTCAGAAACTGGTAGATATGCTAGTCCAATCGATACTACATGTAAATCATATATCTACTGTTACCGCTATTCAAATGGAACTGTTGGACAATTTGGGTATAACTGTTCTATTGGTCTTTTTAATCCTAGTACTCAAAGCTGCGACCTCACATACGTGTGTCCTTGTATAGAAGAAACGACGCTACCATTAACATCTGAGTCCACCACGATCACCTCAGTTTCATCGACAAGTTCATCAACGTCTTCAAATGCCGATACTTGTGCCGTAGGTAGTAGTTTTAGTTGTTCAGAAACTGGTAGATATGCTAGTCCAATCGATACTACATGTAAATCATATATCTACTGTTACCGCTATTCAAATGGAACTGTTGGACAATTTGGGTATAACTGTTCTATTGGTCTTTTTAATCCTAGTACTCAAAGCTGCGACCTCACATACGTGTGTCCTTGTATAGAAGAAACGACGCTACCATTAACATCTGAGTCTACCACGATCACCTCAGTTTCATCGACAAGTTCATCAACGTCTTCAAATGCCGATACTTGTGCCGTAGGTAGTAGTTTTAGTTGTTCAGAAACTGGTAGATATGCTAGTCCAATCGATACTACATGTAAATCATATATCTACTGTTACCGCTATTCAAATGGAACTGTTGGACAATTTGGGTATAACTGTTCTATTGGTCTTTTTAATCCTAGTACTCAAAGCTGCGACCTCACATACGTGTGTCCTTGTATAGAAGAAACGACGCTACCATTAACATCTGAGTCCACCACGATCAC CTCAGTTTCATCGACAAGTTCATCAACGTCTTCAAATGCCGATACTTGTGCCGTAGGTAGTAGTTTTAGTTGTTCAGAAACTGGTAGATATGCTAGTCCAATCGATACTACATGTAAATCATATATCTACTGTTACCGCTATTCAAATGGAACTGTTGGACAATTTGGGTATAACTGTTCTATTGGTCTTTTTAATCCTAGTACTCAAAGCTGCGACCTCACATACGTGTGTCCTTGTATAGAAGAAACGACGCTACCATTAACATCTGAGTCCACCACGATCACCTCAGTTTCATCGACAAGTTCTTCAACGTCTTCAAATACCGTTACTTGTGCCGTAGGTAGCAGTTTTAGTTGTTCAGAAACTGGTAGATATGCTAGTCCAATCGATACTACATGTAAATCATATATCTACTGTTACCGCTATTCAAATGGAACTGTTGGACAATTTGGGTATAACTGTTCTATTGGTCTTTTTAATCCTAGTACTCAAAGCTGCGACCTCACATACGTGTGTCCTTGTATAGAAGAAACGACGCTACCATTAACATCTGAGTCCACCACGATCACCTCAGTTTCATCGACAAGTTCATCAACGTCTTCAAATGCCGATACTTGTGCCGTAGGTAGTAGTTTTAGTTGTTCAGAAACTGGTAGATATGCTAGTCCAATCGATACTACATGTAAATCATATATCTACTGTTACCGCTATTCAAATGGAACTGTTGGACAATTTGGGTATAACTGTTCTATTGGTCTTTTTAATCCTAGTACTCAAAGCTGCGACCTCACATACGTGTGTCCTTGTATAGAAGAAACGACGCTACCATTAACATCTGAGTCCACCACGATCACCTCAGTTTCATCGACAAGTTCATCAACGTCTTCAAATACCGATACTTGTGCCGTAGGTAGCAGTTTTAGTTGTTCAGAAACTGGTAGATATGCTAGTCCAATCGATACTACATGTAAATCATATATCTACTGTTACCGCTATTCAAATGGAACTGTTGGGCAATTTGGGTATAACTGTTCTATCGGATTTTTTAATCCTAGTACTCAAAGCTGTGACCTCACATACGTGTGTCCTTGTATAGAAGAAACGACGCTACCACTAACATCTGAGTCCACCACGATCACCTCAGTTTCATCGACAATTTCATCAACGTCTTCAAATGCCGATACTTGTGCCGTAGGTAGTAGTTATAGTTGTTCAGAAACTGGTAGATATGCTAGTCCAATCGACACTACATGTAAATCATATATTTACTGTTACCGGTATTCAAATGGAACTGTTGGACAATTTGGGTATAACTGTTCTATTGGTCTTTTTAATCCTAGTACTCAAAGCTGCGACCTCACATACGTGTGTCCTTGTATAGAAGAAACGACGCTACCATTAACATCTGAGTCCACCACGATCACCTCAGTTTCATCGACAAGTTCATCAACGTCTTCAAATGCCGATACTTGTGCCGTAGGTAGTAGTTTTAGTTGTTCAGAAACTGGTAGATATGCTAGTCCAATCGATACTACATGTAAATCATATATCTACTGTTACCGCTATTCAAATGGAACTGTTGGACAATTTGGGTATAACTGTTCTATTGGTCTTTTTAATCCTAGTACTCAAAGCTGCGACCTCACATACGTGTGTCCTTGTAGAGAAGAAACGACGCTACCATTAACATCTGAGTCCACCACGATCACCTCAGTTTCATCGACAAGTTCATCAACGTCTTTAAATACTGATACTTGTGCCGTAGGTAGCGGTTTTAGTTGTTCAGAAACTGGTAGATATGCTAGTCCAATCGACACTACATGTAAATCATATATTTACTGTTACCGGTATTCAAATGGAACTGTTGCGCAATTTGGGTATAATTGTTCTATTGGACTTTTCAATCCTAGTACTCAAAGCTGTGACCTTGCTTACGTATGTCCCTGTATAGAAGAAACTATTCTACcataa